The genome window TGTTAATAATACATCTAACACCAGCACGTATCATCCGGCATGGAAGCTAGTATTGGTTCCCCGGTTACTGGGGCCCGGCGTGTCAACGTCCACCGCTATGTCGGCCACCTCCTCGACGAAGTCGTCGTGCTTCGCCATCGGATCGTACTGTTTCATGACCAGCACAGATGCCACCGTCGAGAATTCCGGCAGCGCCAGGTAAGTACCCACCGGCCCGAGCTCCGGGCTGTCCGTGCTCCAGTCAACCAGCGGCATGCAGGGCGTGCCCTGTCCGACGAGGAACAGGTTGCACCGCCCTGTTGCCTTGATCGCCTCAACGACTTCCTCTTTCCCTCCCACTGTCCTGTCTTCATAGCGGACAGAGTCGTTCCCGTTGGCCACCTTGGTTCGGAACTCTTCAAGGAACGACGCGTCGTCGTCGCTGGCGGCGCCGCCGGACTGTAGCAAGAAGCGTAGGACGTGCAGCCCGATGCCTGGGTGCTCGACCATGCGCATGCCGTAGGCCAGGGCCTCGCGGTCGTCGCGGCCACCGAAGAAGATGACAACGATGGTGTATGACACGTCGCTGGCGGCCACCTGAGCGACACCGCCGAGGCCGCGGTCGACGAGGATGCCTACGGAGCAGGGAGCGTGGTGGAGCACGCGCTGGTTGATGTGCTGGTACTGGTCGCCAAGCGACTCCATGTGGCCGTCGATCTGGTGGAGCTTGTGGAAGGGGAGCACGATGAGCGCGGCTCGCTTCTGGTGCGCGCTGGTGACGACGTCCTCGTGGATCGTTTCCAGGTCGGAGATGGCCGTCATGGCCCGGATAGACACGCGGCTCAGCTGCTGGTACGTCTCGAAGGCGACAACGAGCtggtcgccgccgccgtcgccgttgCGCCGCCTGTTCCAGAACGGCATGCCGTTGCGACGAGCTTTGTGGACCATGCAGATGGCGGACGATCTCTCGGAGAGCTCCACGAGGTGCATGgcgtagacggtgatgccacgctTCCGCGTGCCGCGCGAGGACTCCATCAGGTTGATGATGGTGGGGATGTTTCGCGTGCTGTGGAAGCAGGCCATCATGCGGAACTCGTCGTGCGGGTTCGCGCGCTGGACGGTGCGGTTCTTGTACGGCGCCCCCCGCCGCGCTGGCTTGTAGATTGTCATGACCACCGGCGTCGTGATGAAGGTTGTGATGAGCGCCATGAGCACGAGGATGGCGAAAGTCTCGTCGTTAAGGACATGCCGGTCCTTGCCGATGTTGAGGACGATGAGCTCCACGAGCCCCTTGGTATTCATCAGGAACCCGAGCGTGAGGGCCTCGCGGAACGGCACCCGGACGATGAGCGACGCGATCACCGTGCCGCCGATCTTGCCTATGCACGCGGTGGCAACGACGAGGACTAGGAGGGCCCACGAGTCACCGCCCTTTATGGTCATTACGTTCGTCTTGAGGCCGCTGGACACGAAGTAGAGCGGCAGGAACAGGCCAGATATGAGGTCCTCCACCTTCTCCAGGAGAACCCCGGCGAACGGCCCGTCCTTAGGGACGATGATGCCGACAATGAACGCTCCAAAGAGCGCGTGGATGCCAATGGCATCGGTGGCGAATCCGGCGGCAAGCACGATGGCCAGAGTCGCGCATATGTAGAGCTCCTTCACTGGCTCGCCTTCAGGGGATCGCCGTGCCATCCAGGTGAGGCCCGGGCGGAGCAACAAGAACGCCGCGAGGACAAAGCCAGTTCCCGCTAGCAGCACCCATAACGAGACAAGAGGGGAACCGGTGCCTGACAAAGCGATGGCCAGGGCCAGAAGTATCCACGCAACGACGTCGTTCACGGCGGCAGCTGACATGGCCATGCGCCCGAGGTCGGTGGTGAGCAGCTTGAGCTCGGCGAGAATGCGTGCCAGCACCGGGAACGCCGTGATGGAGAGCGCGACACCCATGAAGACGAGGAACGGAGCCGTGGGCACGCCGCGGGCGACGGTGTGCTGGAGGACAAAGGAGGTGCCGATGCCCATGATGAAAGGAAGGGAAATGCCGGCGACCGCGATGACGAGGGCCGTGCTCCCAGTGTGTCGTATGGCGCGGAGGTCCAGCTCGAGGCCCACCAGGAAGAGGAAGTAGAGGAGGCCAATGTTGGCGATGGTATCAAGAACGGTTAGGCTCTGCTTCGGGAACACGGTGTTCAGGAAGGCGGTGCTGCGGCCCACCGCCGACGGACCAAGAAGAATCCCGCCCTGATCATTATTCATTATTATAGAATATTAATTAATTATTTACAAATGCAGATTGAAATCAACCTAGCGAAGCACTCACGATGATCTCCGCGATGACGCGCGGTTGCCGCAGCGGGCGGAGGATGAAGGCGAGCACGCGGGTGAGCACGACGACAATGCAAATTTGCAGGATGGCGAGCGGGAGTGCCGAGTGTAGCGGGTTCTCTCCCTGGAACACGCCGTCCGACGTTGCCTTCATGGGCTTCAAGGCCTCCGCTGTCGCGTTGTCCATTGCCGTCCTAAAGTGCGAGTCGCCCTCCCTCCCCTTCGTCTCGTTTCCCTCCCCCACCCGTGTTAGCCTACGACCAAGGGGGAAGGGGCGATGGATAGGAGGCTTAGGCTAAAGAGGGGAGGTAGACTCGTGGGCTCGTGGCGCTCTCTGCATGCACGTACCTATTTCTTGCAAACTAGCTTAGTATTTTTAGGCATTCATGTAAACGATAGTAACAAGGGGATGAAATGACCTGACCAAAATTAAATCCGTTCAAACTTATAATGTTTTGAGATATAAATACGATAAAGGTAGATTTATCTTGAATGATTCATTAATAGTGTTTGTTTGAGAAATGAAGTGATTtatcttcttctcactcctcacttttttatttggtttgtgtaaTAGAATGAGTTCATCCATCACCACCccattcctcataagctaataattagtatatacatgaggagtgtgttgattccaccaaaattgatggaataaacttatgatgcatcacctcataaagcatagagtgactccacaaaccaaacacaccataaaAGTAGTGCCACACTCCTATAGTTAACCACTTATACTCAATGGTTTACTATGTAAAAGCATCTGGTTTTTCTTCAGCAAAGATAGCGTTTGTCGAGTGCTATAACACATCGGTATGTCAAGTATGAGGCACTCGCATACGTAGACACTCGACAATTTTTTTGTCTAGTGTTAAGCACTcggctgtaaggaaaatggaccccgagtcatttggctaagtgatttggtgtttgacgatcaacataaccttgtagactaatgtgtttgctagtgtttgtttttatagttcataggatgcgaagaggattggactgagACACTGagaatgcaacacctcaaaaaaagacataaaagatgtatagaagtccaagactcaagaagaaAAGAAGTCCAAAAGAAATAGTGAAGAAATTCATGAATTGGGCAGTCAGCCAGCGCTATGGTGGCGCACCAATAAAGAAACATTTGTCGAGTGTCTTTTTTATACACTCGCCAAAGTGTacttatttttttctttttactcCCAATCTTTTTGTACTGTGTTCGCATAGTACTTGGAACAACATATTTAATTTTGGCATATTTCTAGAAGTGTTTGATATATTTAGTAAATTTTTATTTAATTAAATTTCttcaaaaattcaaatttgaattgtaAGTCATCCGAATAAtggaaaaaataaataaaaatgatattcatgttattaaGTATACGTTGAGGACGTTTCtaggaacacattagaaatttcgAATATCATGTTCATAAAACATGACCAAGAACTTACGGTCCAATTGTTTTTAAATTGTATAAAAAGCAAATAAAGTCAGAAAATTATGAAACATGTTGATATGTCATGATCTATATgtggaggctgtgataaaaaaattGACAAGACTTCAATCAACTTTGTCACGTACGACGCTTTGCACCTAGTCAGCCATAACATGATATCATGAAATTTATTCAGAGATTATTGTGTTTGTATGTATTGTAGTGACAaattccatgaaacattattatttttttatcatAGCCTCCATATATGATGTCATGATATCTcgataagtttcatgattttctaacttTGTTTAGTTTTTATACAATTTAAAAAACTGGACCACAAGTTTTCGTGGTCATGATTTTCTAACTTTGTTTAATATTTTGGAATTTCTGTAGATAATTGGACAATTCCCTATGTAACAATTTGGTATATTCGGTCGACACTAGACTGGGTATTATTGTGTTATGCAGTTTCAATCGTCCCGTGAGGTTTCGTTGAAGTCGAGATCAAAGTTAAAGTGATGTTCTCGAGAGAGAATTTTTAGTGCCTCCCATTCATACCACCCTCTAGTCGCCTCATTGGCACTTCACTTAAAGTCCTGTAATTATCCTGTGTATAGTGCATGTCGGGAATATAGTTGGTAGCTAGGAGTATAACCGTACTTAGGTCCACCAACCCTTGGCTATCCCTATAAATACTCTTATCCTGTAGCCGGACAGGACACACTTGACAAGACAATTGCTCTCTCAGCTCACTATTTTGCCATGCCCCTTTCGCACCGCTCCCGAGCGTTTTGGGTCCACGGTTTTCTGTCCCAACACCGACCTTCGTTGGTAATAACAAACAATTTAAATTTGAGTTGAGTTGGTTCCACGGTGAAGGTTTTGTTGACCGGATTATTGAAATTTGGCATAAAACGGTCAAAGGAAATAATTTTGTCCAAAGGTGGAACAACAAGCTAAGTGACTTACGTAGGTACCTACAGGGATGGGCTACACAAACTACCAATGAATACAAAAAAAGGAAACAAGAACTCCAAAATACTATTTGCCTACTAAACACAACTAATGAGGTTCGTGATTTGAATGATGAGGAGCAGAAACATCTAGCTCATTCTCGAGATCACCTGACAAAGCTTCTCAAATAAGAGGACATCAAATACTATCAACGCACAGTTGAAGGATACGTTGCTTAGGACAACAACACAAGATACTTTCAGATGGTTGCCAATGGAGATAGGAAAAGGACAATTTTGCCACTAGAGGATGGAAATAATAAGATTGAGGAACATGCCAACCTCCGGCTTTATCACAAGGTTTTACAAGGACTTATTTGGTGAACCAGGGGAAAGCCAGGTCACTTTAGATGAGTCAAGTAACTCTGACAAGCCCCAAGTATCTAGATTGGAGAATGACTTGCTCGCTACTAATTTCACGGAGTCTGAGGTTAGGGGGGCTATTTTCTCAATGGAACATAAGAAAGCACCAGGACCAGATAGTTTTCCAGTTGAATTCTATCAGCATTTCTGGGAGACTATCAAAATGGGCTTAATGTGAATGTTTCATGATGTCTCAAAAGGAGACTTACCTCTTTTTATTCTCAACTTTGGTGTGATTACTTTGATTCCCAAGGTATAAGAGGCAAATGTAATTCAACAATATAAGCCGATATGTCTACTAAACGTAAGTTTTAAGATTTTCACTAAGGTGGCCACACTCAGATTAAACAAAGTTGCTGATAAGGTGGTTAGCCCGACCCAAACCGCTTTCATGAAAGGATGAAATATTCTTGAGGAAGTTGTGATTCTCCATGAACTTCAACGAAAAAACAAAGTGGAGTAATTCTTGAACTAGATTTTGAGAAGGCATACGATAAGATAAGGTGGCCATTTTTGTTTCAGACCCTTCGTATGAAAGGCTTCTCAGCCAAGTGGATCGCTTGGGTTAAGGCCTTCATATCGGGTGGGAGTGTTGTTGTGAATGTAAACAATGACGTCGGGCCTTATTTTCAGACTCAAAAGGCCTTCGACAAGGAGACCCTTTATCTCCTTGGTTATTTAACATCATAGCCGATATGTTAAAAGTAATCATAAGTAGAACTAAATCAGATGGACAGTTAGGAGTAGTTCCACATTTTGTAGATAGAGGACTTTCAATCCTCCAATATGCAAGCGATACCATAATCTTCATAGAGATGACTTGGATAAAGCTCACAACATGAAGCTACTTCTATTTGCGTTTGAGCAAGCATCGAGTCTTAAGATCAACTTTCACAAAAGTGAGTTTTCCTACTTTGGTGAAGGCCACTATAGGGATCTTTTTGGTTGCAATGTTGGTAACTTCTCAAAAATTACCTTGGTATTCCTATGCATTATAAGAAGCTAAGGAATAGTGATGGGAAGAAATTcaaagaacgctttgaaaaaaatTTGAGTAGTTGGAAGGGGAACATCTATCAGTTGAAGGATGCCTAATTTTGATTAATTCAGTGCTTAGTAGCCTCTCGATGTATATGATGTCATTTTTCTCCTTACCAAAAGTGGTCCTAAGATGGACTATTTTTGCTCAAGATTTTATTGGCAAGGAGATGAGCATAAGAAGAACCATAGAATAACTTTTGTGAGCACCACCCCATATCGTTAATAAATGACATGATCTATTTCCTAATAATAGCATAAGAAGAACCATAGAATAATTTGGCTAAGACATGGTATCCTAATAATTAAATCTCTTACTATTTAAAACTCTTAACCCTCTTCGATCCTACGCAACTGAATAGGGTCCATTCTGTTTGGGATTAGTTCGTCAAGACCAAAATTAACTTTCTAAGCTAGCAACCTTGGATGAGGATTTGGTTTTTACAGCATCGTAGCAggtggaagaagaagaaaactagTGTACGATAAAATGTAAATTCACCTAAAGGTGTGATCTTTGCTGAAAATAATGGAAGCCCCGGGCTTCCAAATAGTTACGGGAAGATCCAGCTATCCCCTTGTAATACTCTAAATTTAGGTTATAAAATTTCTTCtttaatatctaccaaattcaggtgtaacTTATTCTCATCTCTCTAGTTTTTCCTTTCTATTCTATTTAATAGGATTTTGGGTTAATTATGTGAGAGGTGTATTATTTTTCTTTGGAATATTAAAACCTAGGGGAGATATGAATATTTGCATCATGGTGAGCCTAGATTATTCtttttttgtttgatgcacatgtttgaattatttgaatttgaatagtggtttgatttgaaatccatagagaaaataaaaagaaaatgaattagaaattcagaGGGAGAAGGAAATGCCAtttcagcccagtcggcccagctAAGCCCAACCCCGCGCGTGCTCGCCCTCCCTTACagccgggccccgcctgtcagcgcagcACTCGCGCCCGCACGTCCTCactccccctctctctctgctcggtggggccgacctgtcggcaCCGGTTTCcttcgcgcccgcgccccgctctCTCTCCCGCAGGCCCTGACCATCAACGTCGTTGCCCGTTCCCACGCGCTCGCGCCCGTGTCTCTGTGCAGCGGGCCAGCCCTGTCAGCTCTGTCTTCCCCGCGAACTGTCGCTAACCCGCGCGCGCACGCACGCCAAGAAGACCGGCCACGTCGCCTGCCCACGCGTCCCAGCTCCTTTTTGAGCACCGCCCACACCCGCTCTCTCCCCTTGCCTCATTTCGCCCACGACCACTCTCTCGCGCCCGCTCTGCCGCCGCCGCCAGAGCTCGCTGGAGACCCTCGTCCACTGTGTTGGCCACTCAGTCCGCCAGAAGCCGCGCCAAGCCTTCCCGAACGCCGTCCCGAGGTGAGGAACTCGCTCCTGTGCTCGGTTTCCCTTAATTCTGCCCTGCCTTACCTAATTTGGCCTCGCCGGTGCTCGTCAACGCCAACTCGCCACACCCGCCGGCCAAATTAGTCTCGTCTCGAGCCCCGGTTCTGGCCCATAACGTTCCCCTTCCCTCGTCGGAGCTAGCCCGAGCCTTAGCACGCCCGATTCCCCCTCCCCGCGGCCAGGATTTCTCACCGGAGTTACCCCAACCCGCCTGGAGAACCCTCTCCCCCGTTCTCTCGCCTCCGGTCCCGTTCTCGTGGCTGGAGCCTCACTAGTGAGTTCGCCAGGCCCTCCTCACCAGTTCTAGCCAACCCCGGTGACCCCAGACCCCCCGGAGGCCGTCTGCTCTATCTCTGGTGACCCCGCCGCCGCGGACAGGAACGGCGCAGGCCACCGAGCCGTTAGCCCCCTACGCGCTAGATCTGAACCGTCCACTCCCTATCCAACGATCCGGATCTCCGGATACCGTTTCGGGCACGCGCCCTGCCCCTAGGCTCCATCAGTCGGTCGCCTGcaccccctggcgctgggcccaaccagtcagccccctccccttcccaGTCGTTGACTCccctggcccgcttgtcagcgcTCGGCCGCGCGCCCGCACTCGCATGCGCTCAGATCTAATCCTAGTCGTTGATCTGTGATTGAGCGGCCGAGATTACCCGATACCCGTTCGCTTGGAAAACTTGTTAAAAGAACCTCAGTTTTTTAGAAAATAAGTTGTAGTCTCGTGTTCTTGCGCACAGACCCCTGGTTTCTTGCAGAGAAGCCCCTGGACTTTATTTTTATCACTGAAATAGgtctaattttgtattttgaattacaaaacttgtttatttcatatattttgcatatgaactccaaattgggtggttcaaattgcaaaatattcataaaattattctctaccTCTTTAAATTATTGTCTTTCACTGTCTGCATTTATTAATTTTATGTCTAGACTATAGGTTGATTTAAAGTAATGGTTTATTTattaaaaggaaaataaaaaggttACACTAATGATAGTTAAGTGATTAACTTTATAAAATTAATCCCATGTAATATATGATCCTACCCGTGGAATAACTTTAGTAATTCATTAAGTTAGCCATAGTAAAGTTATGTAATCCACTGAGATAGGAAGtacttagagaaccacaaaccTCTAGGTGTATTAGTCTACCATAGAACCTAGATTTTACTTTTGTGTTTATACTTTTCTATTGAACTTGTGTTTACTTGGTTGCACCTGTTTGGTGTACTATTTCTTTATCATTTcccaaatgtgttgaatgaatgattgctttgcgtagacaacgagcagtccgaggttttcGAGTGTGTTGTAGGAGACTTCCCTGAGTAGCAATCTGGTgagggcaagtgtcctctgacctattatgtcctacttactttataatttactgtcccatattacataattaaaatctaaggattgactagctttgtatttaacttgtccttgattaccttttgggtaattatggttagcttcatgctattgctttacattaatcaacgaacatgatgagaacatttatgatacgatgatgttatcctgattatgatgatgaacttgtgatactttaggggacttaggTTGTTTCCTgattacctctccgtaaggacctgttcattgagagaccacccaggataacagtacaaccatgaggctggaatgggacgcccttagctgattaattagataaacttgtgggtgtagttggctttaccGTAGGGTCGTTAATAGGGGCCGATGCATAGTGCTtgttctgctaagggtgggtgccgaggttcattcgatttggttttgttagccacccaccttagggaggagtattgtgtttgtacgactagcgaaacctaacgagcaactgcacaccagg of Zea mays cultivar B73 chromosome 8, Zm-B73-REFERENCE-NAM-5.0, whole genome shotgun sequence contains these proteins:
- the LOC100191437 gene encoding cation/H(+) antiporter 19, with protein sequence MDNATAEALKPMKATSDGVFQGENPLHSALPLAILQICIVVVLTRVLAFILRPLRQPRVIAEIIGGILLGPSAVGRSTAFLNTVFPKQSLTVLDTIANIGLLYFLFLVGLELDLRAIRHTGSTALVIAVAGISLPFIMGIGTSFVLQHTVARGVPTAPFLVFMGVALSITAFPVLARILAELKLLTTDLGRMAMSAAAVNDVVAWILLALAIALSGTGSPLVSLWVLLAGTGFVLAAFLLLRPGLTWMARRSPEGEPVKELYICATLAIVLAAGFATDAIGIHALFGAFIVGIIVPKDGPFAGVLLEKVEDLISGLFLPLYFVSSGLKTNVMTIKGGDSWALLVLVVATACIGKIGGTVIASLIVRVPFREALTLGFLMNTKGLVELIVLNIGKDRHVLNDETFAILVLMALITTFITTPVVMTIYKPARRGAPYKNRTVQRANPHDEFRMMACFHSTRNIPTIINLMESSRGTRKRGITVYAMHLVELSERSSAICMVHKARRNGMPFWNRRRNGDGGGDQLVVAFETYQQLSRVSIRAMTAISDLETIHEDVVTSAHQKRAALIVLPFHKLHQIDGHMESLGDQYQHINQRVLHHAPCSVGILVDRGLGGVAQVAASDVSYTIVVIFFGGRDDREALAYGMRMVEHPGIGLHVLRFLLQSGGAASDDDASFLEEFRTKVANGNDSVRYEDRTVGGKEEVVEAIKATGRCNLFLVGQGTPCMPLVDWSTDSPELGPVGTYLALPEFSTVASVLVMKQYDPMAKHDDFVEEVADIAVDVDTPGPSNRGTNTSFHAG